In Desulfonatronospira thiodismutans ASO3-1, a single window of DNA contains:
- a CDS encoding TraR/DksA C4-type zinc finger protein has protein sequence MLSKHSRAELYNKLFTRRMEILEKSKGLKDQWQEGNYAEKEMASRAQMDNMYRSINALDSQARSELNHIDHALDRMIIGNYGICDSCGQEISEARLQAVPWARYCRVCVNKAEEKTGPDTQEWEESPLPGTGSWESVSAEEFEEMSDEEILELVHERIHADAHIETHNLEISSIEGIVYLNGSIPNELQHNLLMGVLQDILPLENIRDNLHIESLTGLGWHTGEELLYRPDQMEEELFFNRDE, from the coding sequence ATGCTGTCAAAACATTCCAGGGCTGAATTGTATAACAAGCTCTTTACCAGGCGTATGGAGATACTTGAAAAAAGCAAAGGCCTTAAAGACCAGTGGCAGGAAGGAAATTACGCTGAAAAAGAAATGGCTTCCAGGGCCCAGATGGACAATATGTACAGAAGTATCAATGCCCTGGACAGCCAGGCCCGCAGTGAGCTCAACCACATCGACCATGCCCTGGACAGAATGATTATAGGCAATTACGGTATATGCGATTCCTGCGGTCAGGAGATTTCTGAGGCAAGACTGCAGGCCGTGCCATGGGCCAGGTACTGCCGCGTGTGTGTAAACAAGGCGGAAGAAAAGACAGGTCCTGATACTCAGGAGTGGGAGGAAAGTCCCCTGCCCGGGACAGGTTCCTGGGAATCAGTCTCTGCTGAAGAGTTTGAAGAGATGAGCGATGAGGAAATCCTGGAACTTGTGCACGAAAGGATACATGCAGATGCGCATATAGAGACCCATAATCTGGAGATATCCAGCATTGAGGGCATTGTCTATCTGAACGGGAGCATACCCAATGAACTGCAGCACAACCTCCTGATGGGCGTGTTGCAGGATATTCTGCCCCTGGAAAATATCAGGGATAATCTGCATATCGAGTCCCTGACTGGACTTGGATGGCATACCGGCGAGGAACTTCTTTACCGCCCGGATCAGATGGAAGAGGAGCTTTTTTTCAACCGGGATGAATAA
- a CDS encoding flavodoxin family protein produces the protein MQILVLYYSKSGNTRKLAEAVARGVDSVEGAQAIIKSTSEVTKDNFLNCSGVIAGSPVYFGVMAADLKRVIDEFISLRKKMEGKVGAAFATSGDPTGGKETTMFSIIQALMIYGMVIVGDPMSATGHYGTACVGEPDEKAGENGAKLGARVAEIALKLGV, from the coding sequence ATGCAGATACTGGTCCTTTACTATTCCAAGTCGGGAAATACGAGAAAGCTGGCCGAGGCAGTGGCCCGGGGCGTAGACTCCGTGGAAGGGGCCCAGGCGATAATCAAAAGCACCTCAGAGGTGACCAAGGACAACTTTCTTAACTGCAGCGGAGTTATCGCCGGATCACCGGTGTATTTCGGGGTGATGGCTGCTGACCTGAAAAGGGTTATAGATGAGTTCATAAGCTTGAGGAAAAAAATGGAAGGCAAGGTTGGTGCGGCTTTCGCCACTTCGGGTGATCCCACTGGCGGCAAGGAGACCACCATGTTTTCCATTATCCAGGCCCTGATGATTTACGGCATGGTCATTGTCGGCGACCCCATGAGTGCAACCGGGCATTACGGTACTGCCTGCGTGGGAGAGCCCGATGAAAAGGCCGGGGAAAACGGAGCCAAGCTGGGCGCCCGGGTGGCAGAAATCGCCCTGAAGCTTGGAGTGTAG
- the mgtE gene encoding magnesium transporter, whose product MSSLMENITAMLENKEMNRLKEVLNQQEHYDLVEFFSELEAQGKRDELAILFRLLNKDLSLVVFEDLSLETQETLIQHLAGNWAVEIITEMEPDDRARLLDEVPAKVAKQLLNSIPADERKKTADLLNYPAETAGRIMTPEYVSLKADMSAEEALERIRSKRKSAETIYVLYVTDAKRRLLGVLSLGDLVTADKASRIRDIMNEKVIKVHTETDQEEAAVLLKERDLLAVPVVDREERLVGIITVDDAMDILEEETTEDIMSKAGLGTLTRQETGRSQRLIEGPVWDVWKVRLPFLVITLIGGMLAGAVIDAYEATLEAIAAVAIFIPVIMDMGGNAGTQSSTIFTRAFVLGHISVKRFGYHLTREAGIGLSMGAMMGLVAGIIASVWQGEPSFGLAVGISLALTMTLATALGFLIPFILVRLGMDQAAGSDPFITTIKDISGLFIYFTFVSIFLGHLM is encoded by the coding sequence ATGTCTTCTCTAATGGAAAATATCACTGCCATGCTTGAAAACAAGGAGATGAACCGCTTGAAGGAGGTTTTGAACCAGCAGGAACACTATGACCTGGTTGAGTTTTTCTCTGAGCTTGAAGCACAGGGCAAGCGCGATGAGCTGGCCATACTTTTCAGGTTGCTTAACAAGGACCTCTCTCTTGTTGTTTTTGAGGATCTTTCCTTAGAGACCCAGGAGACCCTTATTCAGCATCTGGCCGGAAACTGGGCCGTGGAAATTATAACTGAAATGGAACCTGACGACAGGGCCAGGCTCCTGGACGAAGTTCCGGCCAAGGTGGCCAAGCAGCTGCTTAACTCCATTCCTGCGGATGAGCGCAAGAAAACAGCAGATCTGCTCAACTACCCGGCAGAAACCGCCGGACGGATAATGACCCCGGAATACGTGAGTCTCAAGGCTGACATGAGCGCGGAAGAGGCCCTGGAAAGGATCAGAAGTAAGCGCAAGAGCGCAGAGACCATATATGTGCTCTACGTGACTGATGCCAAACGCAGGCTTTTGGGGGTGCTCTCCCTGGGGGACCTGGTGACCGCGGACAAGGCCTCCAGGATCAGGGACATCATGAATGAAAAGGTGATCAAGGTGCACACCGAGACAGACCAGGAAGAGGCGGCTGTTCTGCTTAAGGAACGCGATCTCCTGGCTGTGCCGGTGGTGGACCGGGAAGAGCGCCTGGTGGGGATTATCACTGTAGACGATGCCATGGACATCCTGGAGGAGGAAACCACGGAAGACATCATGAGCAAGGCCGGGCTTGGCACCCTGACCAGACAGGAAACCGGGCGCAGCCAGCGCCTCATAGAAGGCCCGGTGTGGGACGTGTGGAAAGTGCGTCTGCCTTTTCTGGTCATTACCCTCATCGGGGGCATGCTGGCCGGTGCGGTCATAGATGCTTACGAAGCCACCCTGGAAGCCATTGCCGCGGTGGCCATATTTATACCTGTAATCATGGACATGGGCGGCAATGCCGGCACCCAGTCCTCGACCATATTTACCCGGGCCTTTGTCCTGGGACATATTAGCGTCAAGAGGTTCGGCTACCACCTGACCCGGGAAGCGGGCATAGGGCTGAGCATGGGGGCAATGATGGGCCTGGTTGCCGGGATTATAGCTTCTGTCTGGCAGGGTGAGCCCAGTTTTGGACTGGCTGTGGGCATCTCCCTGGCCCTGACCATGACCCTGGCCACAGCCTTGGGTTTTCTCATCCCGTTTATCCTGGTCAGGCTGGGCATGGACCAGGCCGCAGGCTCTGACCCGTTTATTACCACTATAAAGGATATATCCGGACTGTTCATTTACTTCACCTTTGTCAGCATTTTCCTGGGACACCTGATGTAG
- the ppcA gene encoding phosphoenolpyruvate carboxylase — MKIPRCMSTQHPDNASAPFFSTNCVLAGEDEIREAYYAFSHLGCDEQMWDVEGKEIDTYVVKKLLSYYPEYFRKNVLGRDLRLTLRVPNPTVERAEAKILLETLESIPRSYDAARLVYGRDIVPIFEVILPMTTSARCIDRIYRYYTDHIIGRQSARFRDGDITIAEWIGKFSPSTIQVIPLFEDVPTMLKVSDIMYEYLADKDVKDQRVFLARSDTAMNYGLASAALANKLALKKFDEVAARTGVRLHPILGMGSAPFRGGLHPHSAERVGREYPSVVTFTIQSAFKFDYPVSEVQAACEHLKSRSIVPAADIDEEKALEVIERYSQAYRSRITELAPQICRMARYVPGRRARKLHVGQFGYSREIGQVSLPRAISFTCSMYSLGLPPELLAFESLSKNDLDFVLEIYPSFRDKIEYAMACTDFEGPLMSRSLRKALQASGFDHQASKEHLQIVRGLRNAVDACDSAQAGDLMLRAALLRGFLG; from the coding sequence ATGAAAATACCCCGGTGCATGAGCACCCAGCATCCGGACAATGCGTCCGCGCCTTTTTTCTCGACCAATTGCGTCCTGGCTGGAGAAGATGAGATTCGCGAAGCCTATTACGCCTTTTCCCATCTGGGTTGCGACGAACAGATGTGGGACGTGGAAGGCAAAGAGATTGATACTTATGTGGTAAAAAAGCTGCTTTCCTACTATCCTGAATACTTTCGCAAAAACGTCCTGGGCCGTGATCTGCGCTTGACCCTGCGCGTGCCCAACCCCACCGTTGAAAGGGCTGAGGCCAAGATTCTACTGGAGACTCTGGAGAGCATCCCACGTTCATACGATGCCGCCCGTCTGGTTTACGGCCGCGACATTGTTCCCATATTCGAAGTAATACTGCCCATGACCACTTCTGCCAGGTGTATTGACCGTATATACCGCTACTACACTGATCACATCATAGGCAGGCAGAGTGCCAGGTTCCGCGATGGGGATATCACCATCGCCGAGTGGATCGGCAAATTTTCTCCATCCACTATCCAGGTCATTCCGCTTTTTGAAGATGTGCCCACCATGCTCAAGGTCTCGGACATTATGTATGAATACCTGGCTGACAAGGACGTAAAGGACCAGAGGGTGTTTCTTGCCCGTTCGGACACAGCCATGAATTATGGCCTGGCCTCGGCCGCCCTGGCCAATAAGCTTGCCCTGAAAAAGTTTGATGAAGTTGCTGCACGCACCGGTGTCCGTTTGCATCCCATCCTGGGCATGGGCTCGGCTCCTTTCCGGGGCGGACTGCATCCGCACAGCGCCGAAAGGGTTGGACGTGAATACCCAAGCGTAGTCACCTTCACCATCCAGTCTGCCTTCAAATTTGACTATCCGGTCAGCGAAGTGCAGGCGGCCTGCGAACACCTCAAGTCGCGCAGCATTGTACCTGCCGCGGACATAGATGAAGAAAAAGCCCTGGAAGTAATTGAGCGCTACAGCCAGGCTTATCGCAGCCGCATCACTGAACTGGCTCCGCAAATCTGCCGCATGGCCAGATATGTCCCCGGAAGGCGGGCCAGAAAACTGCACGTAGGTCAGTTCGGCTATTCCCGGGAAATTGGACAGGTCAGTCTGCCCAGAGCCATATCATTTACATGCTCCATGTATTCTCTGGGCCTGCCGCCTGAACTGCTGGCCTTCGAGTCTTTGAGCAAGAATGATCTGGACTTTGTGCTGGAGATTTACCCCTCTTTCCGGGACAAGATAGAATACGCCATGGCCTGCACTGATTTTGAAGGTCCGCTCATGAGCAGATCCCTGCGCAAGGCCCTGCAGGCTTCAGGTTTTGATCACCAGGCAAGCAAGGAGCATCTCCAGATTGTCCGCGGACTGCGCAATGCAGTGGATGCATGCGATTCAGCCCAGGCCGGCGATCTCATGCTCAGGGCTGCTCTTCTGCGGGGCTTTCTGGGTTGA